In Alnus glutinosa chromosome 7, dhAlnGlut1.1, whole genome shotgun sequence, the sequence TCTTCATCGCGTGGGATAAAACTTGACCGAACCAAGTCCAGCAAATGCAAGCCTTTGAGATCGTGGCACGTCTCTATGATTGGGTCGGGTCTTTGCATTATGTTGTTGAAGAATCGCATAGCGAGCAAGGACAGGGACGGACCGGACTCCTCTTCAGGCATTTTGGAAGTTTCAAACAACCGCTCAAGAACAAAGAACGGGATCTGATTCTCGAGCCGGAGAAAGTCCCTGTAGAAAAAAGGTAATATCCACGCCATAGTCGCGATAGGGTCTTCGGGCTCGAACAGTTTTGTATTGTCAACCTTGCGAAACAATTCAAGTATAAAACAACCATCAAGAACCATCATTTCGAGGAACTCATCTGTGCCGAGGTGGATGTTCTCTGAATAACACTCTCTGGCATCCTTTTCGAGTGGGTGTATGCTTTTCAAGTAGTCCTCTAAGGTTATACCTTTGGCTTCCTTCGTCCTGGAGAGTAAGGAACGGAGGTACCGCCACTTGTGCTCCTCCATCATTTGGAGTTTAGGCTGGCCGCGGTGGTAGGGCCCGATGGAGACTATACGGGGCTGGTACGACCTGCCGTTGATGTCGATTAGGCTCTGGGGGACTCTGAAGATGCAACAAGTGCTTCTACCGGCGGCTATGCTGAGTAATTGTGGGGTTGTGTCGGAGATCCTCTTTTCCATCTGGGCTAGGCGCTCCTTGTTGACCTCCCAAATTGTGACGACGTGACTGGCTTCTCCTTCTACAGAGTTGGTTCCCATCGGTAGATTTTGGAGTTGTAGACTAACATGGGCGTGGAGTTGAAGCTGGTTTACGACCCTGTGTAATGGAAGTTTTAGGAGGGCATAGGAAGGAGTATGGGGGGTATCGATGAAAATTCAGGTTCAGAAGTTTCTTCTCCCCAATGAAAATTTGGTTTTGGCTGAAATGTTAGGCATGCAGGACCCGGCCTGGTGATCGAAGGACAGCTGATCAAGTGCTAATATAGTATAATATTGTGATTAGTGGTGTAGAAAGttcttccttttatatatatatatatattatttaaagatGGTACTATGTATCCGATTACGTACAAGCTAGAATTAAGGGGTTACGATATAGTAGGGGGATGACGAGCAAGAATCGGAAGAGAGGCAATTGAGTTCCTTTTGTACGGGTGGGAGTCGGCGTAGGGGAGGAGTATTCAGACAAAATAGAAGTGATGGTGGCTATGAGGCAAAGGGGGGTGGCATTGAGGGAAGAGACGACTGAGTTTCTTCAGAAAAGTGGATGGTGGCCTGTACAACCCTAGGATAATGAAGTGGGTAAAGAAGGGAGACAATCTCTAAGATTATTCCCAGTTGACATCtaaaggtttttgttttttttttttttttttagatacatcaaaaggtttttttaaaaccttaaAAATTATACTATCTTTCTCTTTCCTATCCAAAAACATACCACAGTAAATTTCATATTTCCCAATttcatttacataattttttttctttgtttacaaaatatttttttttaaaaaaaaaaaaaaaaaactattacaaAGTGATGTGCCAcaacatagttttttttttttttttttttttaaaaaaaaaaaaaagttaaataccttacactcttgtagtttaaaaattttattttttgtcctcttaatttttatttttttttataggtgaTATCTATactatgaaaaaaatataaaaattatacttttgttattttttttcgtttaaaaTTTACTAATTTTTACGCCAACAacacatattattaaaaatgcaacATTTGGCCTATATTAAAAAGAACGAAAATCTGgggcaggtttttttttttttttttaataaataatattttgaactTTCATTGATCAAGATCAAATACGTAGAACATTTTAATTTGTTCTAACATGACAGAATGTCAGTATAATAGATACAACGTAGAATAACCTTTCTCCAGATTTCATCAATGACATGCTGTACCGCCTCCTTTGCCAAATTATGGGCTGCAAAATTACCGTCTTGTTAAACATGGCCAATTTGCCAGCTGGACAGCAAGTCAAGTACTCCTCAGATGTCTTCAACTATTTGCCAAAATCTGTTCTAGCTCCGCCATGCGTATCTCATTGCATTGACCACCTATAAGGCATCGCCTTCTAAAAAGATGTCACAGGCCTACTTGTATTAGTTGTATACAAAATTCCGCTGCAAGAGCTCCCATGGGTTCTGCTACCACAAATTCTTTGGTAAGCTCTTTTATGAAACTTTGAGCTGCAATAACACAACTCTCACTGTCCCAAACAAGAATGCAAACTCCAATCTGCCATTTGAGTTGTCAATGGCCACAACCTAGTTTGCTTTGTGAACATCCTCTGGTTGGGCCTTCCATATAACGGCGGAAGTACTTGCCTCTATTGGGGGTGTTTGGCAAACATTTCCAActccctctctattttttttacttctcccaaaaaaagtCAATCCAAaacattttatctcttttcactttttatattatatcaataattttttattactatttaaataaaataaaataaaaaacattacaaaataaaaatttttcactttttctataaaacaagTCCAAACTtttatatactttatatcatatcaatcactttttactactattcaaactttttactacaaaaatttcacaatCACAAATGTTTGCCAAACACACCCATGTCTCTTGTTCTATGTCTTATGCATGAGACTTTTGGAATTCGTCAATGGAAATATTAGCATCTAGGATTTGTTTATTCATGCCGTTaaaaaattagttaattaaACTGAATTTCTCTGGAACTAAATCTTTTTGGCCCAGACAATGGGTCTATTTAAATTGAAAGAACACTCATGTTTGGTTGTGAACAATTTAAATCGAAAGAACACTCATTTAATTTACAACCGTTGCTTGGCATCAATTTAATTCACAGTTGTTGAACATTTAATTCCTAGCCGTTGCCAAACGTTTTCACTGTCATTGAAGTAATTTAATTCGAAGTAGTTCATTACATTTAATTCCTAATTCACAGTCGTTGCAGCAATAGTTCATAACATTTAATTCCTTGTTCACAGTCGTTGAAGCAATTTAATTCGAAGTAGTTCATAGCATTTAATTCCTAGCATTGGTGATGACTACTCGCTACAATCTTGCAAGACACTAGTTCTATTCACTTTTGGATTGGCTAGTCAGTGTGATATCTGGTCTTGCTTGTAGATGCTAGTGGCTATTTAGATAATATTGAtagatgattctgatgatggTGGAGATTTAGTCACGAAAGCAGGGCCGCAAGCAATTTAATTGGTGGAACCATAATTTaatgcaaaattttgaaattgttcCAGCAAAAATTAATTGAGTTCTATCTATCATCCAAAATTTAAATTAGCCAATAAATGGTCATTAAATAATTGTAtgaatataaaaacaaagacATGGAGGATTGGAAAAGAGTTAGTTGGGAGTTGGTTGGGAgagtaaaataacaaaaagtatgaaagagagaaaaaaaaaaaaaaaaaagaataaaataagagtaagaaaagagtatttaattgatataaggaaagataagggaatctattgtgaagtgtttttttatagggaatcaAAAAGTGGTTTGATTCTCTAAAGTTACCTTAAATCAGGAAAAATAGTTGGGTGACTGTTACTAGTGCTCTAACATTATTAAAGAATCGTAGAGCAAGCAAGGACAGGGACGGTTCGTTAGGCCTCTTAGAAATATTAAATAACTCTTGCAGATCAAAAACATGGATCTGATTCTGAAGGACGATCAAGTCCACGTACAAAACTCTTGGGGTCCTCCTCCAGTCCTATTCCTTTAATCGGGAGTTGGGCAGGACTGGCGGGGCGGCAATGTTCCAGTCAAGCTGCAAATGATTCTAAGACCATTAACCATTTCTCATTTGATTTATGTACCACCAAACACAAAATTCTCACATGCCTCTTCCTTTAATCGGGAGTTGGGCAGGACTGGTGCGGCAGCAATGTTCTAGTCAAGCTGCAAATGCTTaattgaagaaagaagagtGAATTAGGAagggagaaaataataaataatttcggcattttacggtgtttgataggggcaaaaataatggtcaacgaaaatcattttcgatttgaccgtaaaagcttctttaattttcagaaaacgatttacgatttttaaaatcgtaaatcgtttttcgaaattaaactttTCGTCTTTACACACACGTTCAATATCCGATCgtcagaatttagcaattgtcggtcgtcggaatccagtCGGCGCAGGAgcccgacaacatccggtcgccgAAATCCGGCCACCGGTggaccaaattccggccggaatccCGCCGGCTCTGACCAAAACGGTCGggatccggctactgatccagtcggatctggccaaaacggccgatATCTAGTCAGATCGAGACGGATCCAGCTACTGATCCGGCcgaatctggccaaaacggcccgaatccggccggatatgaccgaaTCCGGAAGATTCTGGCCAGATCTAGCCAAAATggccgagatccggccggatatgaccggatccgacAATTGATTCGGCCGGATCTGGTCAAACTttatcgccggaatccggcaacggcgaccggacgttgcggGATTCCGGCAACATTTGCGAAACTCTGGTTTTTGCgtttcgtaatttttttgtgcgaaccaaacacagaaaaatattttcaaggaaatcattttttctgaaaatgatttcgtcgaaattattttacgacggaaatcattttacgtcgaaataaacggaatattaatagaaaaagaaaatccaatcCTTATTTGAAAAGGAGAATTAAAATACACGTGCATAAAATAGAAATCCTAATCCTTGTTTAAAAAGAAGAACTAAAACACACGTAgataaaataaatcaatcatACAGTCAATCTGCTCCAGCATCAGGTTGCACATAAGCGACGATGGCGTAGATAGAACAGTAGAAGGTCTATTTTTTGGGATGTACATAGCCGATGATGGTGTAGTAGGTCTGCGCCGACGTAAGTACTAAGAGCAAAAAGGCACCAAACACCGAGATGAACCCCCAGCGCGTGTTACAATATCTTCGCCTGAAGCTCTCACAGTTTTCATAGAAGTTATTCCGATAATGCTTGTCCACAGCATTGAACAACTTGGACAAATAAAAGTGACGATTATCAACGGCCACGTCCCTGCTCAAACTATTGATGAAGCGTGCAACGTCTTTGTCGTCGTCCACTAGGTGATTGTCAATAATGTTGTGCTCGCGAAGGTATTGGACGTCGGAGGAGGTGTTCACAAGGCAGTTCAAGAAAATGGCGTAAGCCGTGACGTGCTTGGGGCAGCTCTTGTGGCACTGCTCGAACGCCACACAGTTCAGCAAGAAAGATTTCATGAAGTCGTCAATGGTTAAGCTGGGCATCTTTAACACACCGCCCTTGAATTTTACAGCCAAGAAGCTCTCCGCCTTGCCCGGTCGTCGGACACTAATCCCTGAACGGCGGAGCTTCAAGATGCAGGGAATAGATTGGATCTGTGTGTCGTTCTGTTTCTGTTTGTCTTTGTCTTTCTTTGGCGGCATTTGATCGTATTGGATTAAACTAGATCGTAGCAAGTCCAGCAAATGCAAAGGCGGATTCTTGGGATTGCCGCACCTCTCTAGGACTTCGTCTGGTCTGCACATAACATTGTTAAAGAATCGTAAAGCAAGTAAGGACAAGGACGGATCGTCAGGCCTCTTAGAAATGTCAAATAACTCTTGCAGAACAAAAAAAGGGATCTGATTCTGAAGGACGATCAAGTCCACGTAGAAAGACGGTAATCTCCACTTCAGGTGTGCGAGAGGTTCGTCGGCCTCGAGCAGTCCCGGATCCTGAAACTTGTAAAACAATTCTAATATAAAAGAAGCATTAAGAACCATCATTTCGAGGAACTCATAGGAGCTGAGATTGATCTGTTTAGAATAACACTCCCTTGCTTCTGTTTCACGCGGGCGTACTCTATTGAAGCAGTGCTCTAAGCTCACATCTTTGAATCGGTTCCTGGACTGAAGGGAGCCGAGGGAACAATGCTTGAAGTCACTGTAAATATCAGCCAAGTAATTGTAGTGGTAGGGCCCGATGGAGAGGGTGCTGGGCCTGTATATGGAGCTGCCGTTGTTGTCTTCGAACCTCGAGGGGACTTCGTAGATGCATCAACGGCTCATGGCGCCGGCATTGCTTCGGAACCCCTTGGTGCATCTCTCGATTTCCTCTTTTATGTTGGCGATGTCGCTGGCGAACTGTTCCGTGTTGA encodes:
- the LOC133873474 gene encoding UPF0481 protein At3g47200-like, whose protein sequence is MGTNSVEGEASHVVTIWEVNKERLAQMEKRISDTTPQLLSIAAGRSTCCIFRVPQSLIDINGRSYQPRIVSIGPYHRGQPKLQMMEEHKWRYLRSLLSRTKEAKGITLEDYLKSIHPLEKDARECYSENIHLGTDEFLEMMVLDGCFILELFRKVDNTKLFEPEDPIATMAWILPFFYRDFLRLENQIPFFVLERLFETSKMPEEESGPSLSLLAMRFFNNIMQRPDPIIETCHDLKGLHLLDLVRSSFIPRDEESPPHEVNTPTHIIHCVSKLRRSGIKLNPGKAESFLVVNFRRGVIDMPTITIDDFMSSFLVNCVAFEQCHNGGSKHFTTYATFLDCLVNTAKDVEYLCDRNIVENYFGTEAEVARFINNLGKDVAFDINLCYLSKLFNDVHEYHGNSWHVQYASFKYTYFKTPWSFISAEIALVLLVLSFLQTFYTIYPYYH